From the genome of Campylobacter concisus, one region includes:
- a CDS encoding tetratricopeptide repeat protein has product MHWRKILVFFMSIFFNSQLLLADDNKSINLRLMQALLFQDSGDVNASIQAYSNIFKDTNQKAYLKEAIKLAFATKNENLDALISEGEKSLKDDSDFIRIKVANLVNLSKLNEAKSLMQELATKEPNAQNLLMLGTICMMQNETTTALKYFEEAYSLKQEEENLLRIVDILINRMDKIKDATKYLEKFRDEQGCTLKTCELLAEIYSQQRNFPKVIELFEELYELNHDTSYIDKIVQFFIYDKNYKAAIEILKKYSYNDVALMDLYAATSNFGDAYILAVKIYNDSRDLNFLAKAAIYEYEMNKDTLNEQKMSEILDKFEASVPKLENDMFFNYYGYLLIDHDIDPRKGIELVQKALAISPESPYYEDSLAWGYFKLGECKKAKGIIQHAMKDVDFRTSKEAKEHLHLIERCIINLNKRLKK; this is encoded by the coding sequence ATGCATTGGCGTAAAATTTTAGTATTTTTTATGAGCATATTTTTTAACTCGCAACTACTTTTGGCTGATGATAATAAAAGTATAAATTTACGTCTAATGCAGGCTTTATTGTTTCAAGATAGCGGAGATGTGAATGCTAGCATTCAAGCTTACTCAAACATTTTTAAAGATACGAATCAAAAAGCTTATTTAAAAGAGGCGATCAAACTCGCCTTTGCTACAAAAAATGAAAATTTAGATGCTTTGATAAGTGAAGGCGAAAAAAGCTTAAAAGACGACAGCGATTTTATACGTATAAAGGTGGCAAATTTAGTAAATCTTTCAAAGCTAAATGAAGCTAAAAGTTTAATGCAAGAGCTTGCTACAAAAGAGCCAAATGCTCAAAATTTACTCATGCTTGGCACTATTTGTATGATGCAAAATGAAACAACGACTGCACTAAAATACTTTGAAGAGGCATACTCACTAAAGCAAGAAGAAGAAAACTTGCTCCGCATCGTTGATATTTTGATAAATCGTATGGATAAGATAAAAGACGCTACGAAATATCTTGAGAAATTTAGAGATGAACAAGGTTGCACGCTAAAAACTTGTGAGCTTTTGGCTGAAATTTACTCCCAGCAAAGAAATTTCCCAAAAGTGATCGAGCTCTTTGAAGAGCTTTATGAGCTAAATCACGATACTTCATATATTGATAAGATCGTGCAGTTTTTTATCTATGATAAAAATTACAAAGCAGCAATTGAAATTTTAAAAAAATATAGCTACAACGATGTGGCACTTATGGATCTTTATGCGGCAACTAGTAATTTTGGTGACGCATACATACTTGCTGTTAAAATTTATAACGATAGCAGGGATTTAAATTTTTTAGCAAAAGCCGCGATTTACGAATACGAGATGAATAAAGATACCTTGAACGAACAAAAAATGTCTGAAATTTTAGACAAATTTGAAGCTAGCGTGCCAAAGCTAGAAAATGATATGTTTTTTAACTATTATGGCTACTTGCTGATAGATCATGATATTGACCCTAGAAAGGGTATAGAGCTTGTGCAAAAGGCGCTTGCTATCTCGCCTGAGTCGCCTTATTATGAAGATTCGCTAGCGTGGGGATATTTTAAGCTTGGTGAGTGCAAAAAGGCAAAGGGTATTATTCAGCATGCAATGAAAGATGTTGATTTTAGGACTTCAAAAGAGGCAAAAGAGCATTTGCACCTAATAGAGCGCTGTATAATAAATCTAAATAAAAGGCTTAAAAAATGA
- a CDS encoding acetate kinase translates to MRILVLNSGSSSIKFQLFAMDTKTSLASGLIEQIGSNSSRAVLKANGETYEIKRFIKDHHDGLEAMNELFVTSHTLHDLSELDGIGHRIVHGGESFFSSMIVDESVIKKIEEISPLAPLHNPGHLAGIKNAMKESKNVPHVVVFDTVFHQSMPEYAYRYALPYDVCKTHHIRKYGFHGTSHRYVCKQAAKMLGIEFDKFNAISLHLGNGASACAVQNGKSIDTSMGLSPLEGLIMGTRSGDMDPAVVIYLLNIGVLKWNEIDNFLNKKSGLFGICGSSDMREVVAKMQNDERAKLAFEMFCYRVKKYIGSYYAILGRVDALIFTGGIGENAPNTRQKICDELKHLGIHINHDLNFQDMRGERCIDGDDAKIKTLIIPTNEELEIAIETARVIKENKAK, encoded by the coding sequence TCAATAAAATTTCAACTTTTTGCAATGGATACCAAAACCAGTCTAGCAAGCGGTCTAATAGAGCAAATCGGTAGCAATAGCTCGAGGGCGGTGCTAAAAGCAAATGGCGAAACCTACGAGATAAAACGCTTCATAAAAGACCACCATGACGGACTTGAGGCGATGAACGAGCTCTTTGTCACTTCACACACCTTGCACGATCTAAGCGAGCTTGATGGTATCGGACACAGGATAGTTCACGGCGGCGAGAGCTTTTTTAGCTCGATGATCGTTGATGAAAGCGTCATCAAAAAGATCGAGGAGATAAGTCCGCTTGCCCCACTTCACAATCCAGGGCATCTTGCTGGCATTAAAAACGCGATGAAAGAGAGCAAAAACGTGCCTCACGTGGTTGTTTTTGACACGGTATTTCATCAAAGCATGCCAGAGTACGCCTACCGCTACGCCCTACCATACGACGTTTGCAAGACTCATCACATCAGAAAATACGGCTTTCATGGCACATCACATAGATATGTTTGCAAGCAGGCAGCCAAAATGCTTGGCATAGAATTTGATAAATTTAACGCTATCTCGCTTCATCTAGGTAACGGCGCCTCAGCCTGTGCAGTGCAAAATGGCAAAAGTATCGATACCTCAATGGGGCTTAGCCCACTTGAAGGACTCATAATGGGTACAAGAAGCGGCGATATGGACCCAGCTGTGGTCATCTACTTGCTAAATATTGGCGTTTTAAAATGGAACGAGATAGATAATTTTTTAAACAAAAAAAGCGGACTTTTTGGAATTTGTGGCTCAAGCGACATGAGAGAGGTCGTAGCCAAGATGCAAAATGACGAGCGAGCAAAGCTTGCATTTGAGATGTTTTGCTACCGAGTAAAAAAATATATTGGCTCATATTACGCCATTTTAGGACGCGTTGATGCGCTTATATTTACCGGTGGCATTGGCGAAAACGCACCAAATACAAGGCAAAAAATTTGTGATGAATTAAAACATCTTGGCATTCACATAAATCACGATCTAAATTTCCAAGACATGCGAGGCGAGAGATGCATAGACGGGGATGACGCTAAGATAAAAACGCTCATCATACCAACAAACGAAGAGCTAGAAATCGCAATAGAAACGGCTAGAGTAATAAAAGAGAACAAAGCCAAATAA
- the trpC gene encoding indole-3-glycerol phosphate synthase TrpC, producing the protein MILDEIIKKTKDDLEKRKADFPEEWLGRSLAYNPYVPRDVLNALRASQNEPIKIIAEIKKASPSKGVIREDFEPIKIAQEYEPYANAFSILTEPHWFKGNIEYITQVRRYASKPILRKDFIVDKYQILEALVYGADFILLIAKVLTQNELKELLGYAHHLGLEVLVETHDASDVKKAIFAGANIIGINHRNLDDFTMDMSLCEKLIPLLPNGKIIVAESGLYEHKQLRELSKIGVDAFLIGEHFMRQDDIKNAVKKIKEGE; encoded by the coding sequence ATGATACTTGATGAGATAATTAAAAAAACTAAAGATGATCTTGAAAAAAGAAAGGCAGACTTCCCTGAGGAGTGGCTTGGTCGCTCACTAGCTTATAACCCATACGTGCCAAGAGATGTTTTAAATGCACTTAGAGCAAGTCAAAATGAGCCGATAAAAATCATAGCCGAGATCAAAAAAGCAAGCCCAAGTAAGGGGGTGATAAGAGAAGACTTTGAACCTATAAAAATCGCTCAGGAATACGAGCCATACGCAAATGCTTTTAGTATCTTGACTGAGCCACATTGGTTTAAAGGCAACATCGAGTATATCACACAGGTTCGCCGCTACGCATCAAAGCCGATCCTTAGAAAAGATTTTATCGTTGATAAGTATCAAATTCTTGAAGCTCTTGTTTATGGGGCAGACTTTATCTTGCTCATCGCAAAAGTACTAACTCAAAATGAGCTAAAAGAGCTTTTAGGCTATGCTCATCATTTAGGGCTTGAGGTTTTGGTTGAAACTCACGACGCGAGTGATGTGAAAAAGGCTATCTTTGCAGGAGCAAATATAATAGGTATAAATCACAGAAATTTAGATGATTTTACGATGGATATGAGCCTTTGTGAGAAGCTCATACCACTTTTGCCAAATGGCAAGATAATAGTCGCTGAAAGCGGTCTTTACGAGCATAAACAGCTTAGAGAGCTAAGCAAAATAGGCGTAGATGCTTTCTTGATAGGAGAGCATTTTATGAGACAAGATGATATAAAAAATGCCGTCAAAAAGATAAAGGAGGGCGAGTAA
- a CDS encoding HIT family protein has product MQHLCAPWRSEYFSAKKDSCVFCDVINSDDDDDKNGVLFRAKHCFGIMNLYPYSPGHFMIIPNQHTDKIEELDEQTWFEMSKFVRLGVEILKKELYANGVNIGMNLGKAAGAGIAEHVHYHLVPRWSGDTNFITTISDVRVNGTPFHPLFEKLKKAFSAVI; this is encoded by the coding sequence ATGCAGCACCTTTGTGCCCCTTGGAGAAGCGAATACTTTAGCGCTAAGAAAGATAGCTGTGTTTTTTGTGATGTTATAAACTCAGATGATGATGATGATAAAAATGGTGTGCTTTTTCGAGCTAAACATTGTTTTGGGATTATGAATTTATATCCGTATTCTCCAGGTCATTTTATGATAATACCAAATCAGCATACCGACAAGATCGAAGAGCTTGATGAGCAGACTTGGTTTGAGATGAGTAAATTTGTAAGGCTTGGAGTTGAAATTTTAAAAAAAGAGCTTTATGCTAATGGCGTAAATATAGGTATGAATTTAGGCAAGGCCGCAGGAGCTGGCATAGCCGAGCACGTGCATTATCACCTTGTGCCAAGGTGGAGCGGGGATACAAATTTTATAACCACCATCTCTGATGTGAGAGTAAATGGCACGCCATTTCATCCGCTTTTTGAGAAACTAAAAAAGGCATTTAGTGCCGTTATTTGA
- a CDS encoding acetolactate synthase large subunit gives MKQISGSQMISEALHEEGVDIVFGYPGGAALNIYDETYKQTYFKHVLVRHEQAAVHAADGYARVSGKVGVAFVTSGPGFTNAVTGLATAYSDSIPIVLISGQVPTFMIGTDAFQEIDAVGISRPCVKHNFLVNSVEELPRIIKEAFYIARSGRPGPVHIDIPKNITSKLGDFVYPKEISIPSYKPTYKGNSKQIKKAAVAINEAKRPLLYIGGGAIASNASEIIRKFMKKTGIPAVETLMALGVLDAKDELNLGMAGMHGSYASNMALSECDLLISLGARFCDRITGRTDEFAKHAKIIHIDIDPSSISKIINAHYPIVGDLTNVLTELYEEVKAEPENYAPWREILDRYSKLNPLSYTDSDTVLKPQWVIEETAKIAGPEAIISTDVGQHQMWVAQFYPFNRARQLVTSGGLGTMGYGLPAAIGAKCAKPDNLVINFTGDGSILMNIQELMTAHEINMPVINIILNNNFLGMVRQWQTFFYEKRYSSTDLSLQPDFVKIAEGFGGVGFVCKSKDEFRKALKEAIDSKKSAMIDVRIDRFEDVLPMVPAGAAIYNMILKSKEEK, from the coding sequence ATAAAACAGATTTCTGGTTCACAGATGATAAGCGAGGCCTTGCACGAAGAGGGTGTTGATATAGTCTTTGGCTATCCTGGCGGTGCAGCTTTAAATATCTACGACGAAACATATAAGCAGACTTATTTTAAACACGTTTTGGTTCGCCACGAGCAAGCAGCCGTTCATGCGGCCGATGGATACGCTAGAGTTAGTGGTAAAGTTGGCGTTGCTTTTGTGACAAGTGGCCCTGGCTTTACAAATGCAGTCACAGGCCTTGCAACAGCTTATAGCGACAGCATACCGATCGTGCTTATAAGCGGTCAAGTACCAACATTTATGATCGGCACAGATGCTTTTCAAGAGATCGATGCGGTCGGCATTTCACGCCCCTGTGTTAAGCATAACTTTTTAGTTAATAGCGTTGAAGAGCTACCTCGTATCATAAAAGAGGCTTTTTACATCGCAAGATCAGGCCGTCCAGGACCGGTTCATATCGATATCCCAAAAAATATCACATCAAAACTTGGCGACTTTGTCTATCCAAAAGAAATTTCTATTCCAAGTTACAAACCAACCTATAAGGGCAACTCAAAACAGATAAAAAAAGCAGCAGTTGCGATAAATGAAGCTAAAAGACCACTTCTATACATCGGTGGTGGTGCGATAGCATCAAATGCAAGCGAGATTATCCGTAAATTTATGAAAAAAACTGGTATTCCAGCGGTTGAGACGCTGATGGCTCTTGGCGTGCTTGACGCAAAAGATGAGCTAAATTTAGGCATGGCAGGTATGCATGGCAGCTATGCTTCGAATATGGCACTTAGCGAGTGCGACCTTCTCATCTCGCTTGGAGCTAGATTTTGTGACAGGATCACTGGTAGGACGGATGAGTTTGCCAAACATGCAAAGATTATCCACATCGATATTGATCCAAGCTCTATCTCAAAGATCATAAACGCTCACTATCCAATCGTTGGCGATCTTACAAACGTGCTAACTGAGCTTTACGAAGAAGTCAAGGCCGAGCCTGAAAACTACGCACCTTGGAGAGAAATTTTAGATAGATACTCAAAGCTAAATCCTCTAAGCTACACAGATAGCGACACAGTTCTAAAACCGCAATGGGTCATCGAAGAGACTGCAAAGATAGCGGGCCCAGAGGCTATCATCTCAACAGACGTAGGCCAGCACCAAATGTGGGTAGCGCAGTTTTATCCATTTAACCGAGCAAGGCAGCTTGTCACAAGTGGCGGCCTTGGTACGATGGGATATGGCTTGCCTGCAGCGATCGGTGCAAAATGTGCAAAACCAGACAATCTTGTTATAAATTTTACAGGCGATGGCTCAATACTTATGAATATCCAAGAGTTAATGACGGCTCATGAGATAAATATGCCCGTTATAAACATCATTTTAAACAACAACTTCTTAGGCATGGTTCGCCAGTGGCAGACATTTTTCTATGAAAAGCGCTACTCATCAACTGATCTTAGCTTGCAGCCTGATTTTGTAAAGATTGCTGAAGGATTTGGCGGAGTTGGCTTTGTTTGCAAGAGCAAGGATGAGTTTAGAAAGGCTTTAAAAGAGGCGATCGATAGCAAAAAATCAGCGATGATCGACGTTAGGATCGACCGCTTTGAGGATGTGCTTCCTATGGTTCCAGCTGGAGCCGCGATTTATAATATGATATTAAAGAGCAAGGAAGAAAAATGA
- the ilvN gene encoding acetolactate synthase small subunit produces the protein MRRTISVIVLNEHGVLARISGLFAGRGYNIDTLTVAPIPESNFSRLSIVTSGDERVLEQIVKQLHKLIPTYKVIESGEFVEKEMALVKIPLGENFAGLEAILKTYNGIVTNTNENYIVVMVADDASRIESFLKSIKKFNPVDVVRGGSVIMDI, from the coding sequence ATCAGAAGAACGATTTCGGTTATAGTTTTAAATGAACACGGCGTTTTGGCTAGAATTTCTGGGCTTTTTGCAGGCAGGGGCTACAATATTGATACACTCACCGTTGCTCCAATACCTGAGAGCAACTTCTCAAGGCTAAGTATCGTAACAAGTGGCGACGAGAGAGTTTTAGAGCAGATCGTAAAGCAACTTCATAAGCTCATACCAACGTATAAGGTCATAGAAAGTGGCGAATTCGTCGAAAAAGAGATGGCGCTAGTGAAAATTCCACTTGGTGAAAATTTCGCCGGCCTTGAGGCGATACTAAAGACATATAACGGCATCGTCACAAATACAAACGAAAACTACATCGTCGTCATGGTGGCTGACGATGCGAGTAGGATAGAGAGTTTTTTAAAATCGATAAAGAAATTTAACCCAGTTGACGTCGTACGTGGCGGATCTGTGATAATGGATATATGA
- the lpxD gene encoding UDP-3-O-(3-hydroxymyristoyl)glucosamine N-acyltransferase, with protein MKLSEIASKVNATFSGEDIEIFALNSLKNANKAELTYCDGEKNAKFISTSNAGAILVTKSLLDLVPAGMVALVCDNPHLAFALLSKDYAKPLFCEPKPSNIAKSAKIMPNVYIGSNVSVGENTVVMAGAFLGDNVTIGKNCIIHPNVVIYNDCVIGNECHLLANCVIGSDGFGYAHTKNGEHVKIYHNGNVVLGDYVEIGACTTIDRGVFESTVIANYTKIDNLVQIGHNCELGNGCLIVSQTGLAGSTVLGRNVVMGGQSGSAGHVKVGDFAQIAARGGVSKDLLGGKKYAGAYPIMELSDQFKLQAKILRFFKKN; from the coding sequence ATGAAACTAAGTGAAATAGCCTCAAAAGTAAATGCTACTTTTAGTGGAGAAGATATAGAAATTTTTGCTCTAAATTCTTTAAAAAATGCAAATAAAGCTGAGCTAACATACTGCGATGGCGAGAAGAATGCAAAATTTATAAGTACGTCAAACGCTGGAGCCATCTTGGTGACAAAATCGCTTTTAGACTTGGTGCCAGCTGGTATGGTTGCACTTGTGTGTGACAACCCACACCTTGCATTTGCCTTGCTTAGTAAAGATTATGCTAAGCCGCTTTTTTGTGAGCCAAAGCCATCAAATATCGCCAAGAGTGCAAAGATAATGCCAAATGTCTATATCGGCTCAAATGTGAGCGTAGGCGAAAATACGGTAGTAATGGCTGGGGCATTTTTGGGCGATAATGTGACTATCGGCAAAAACTGCATCATCCACCCAAACGTAGTCATTTATAACGACTGCGTCATCGGTAACGAGTGCCACCTACTGGCAAACTGCGTGATTGGAAGTGATGGTTTTGGCTATGCGCATACAAAAAATGGCGAACATGTAAAAATTTATCACAATGGCAATGTAGTTTTGGGTGATTATGTCGAGATTGGCGCCTGCACGACGATAGATCGCGGCGTCTTTGAAAGCACAGTGATCGCAAACTACACAAAGATAGACAATCTCGTTCAAATAGGCCACAACTGCGAGCTTGGAAATGGCTGCCTAATCGTCTCACAAACTGGCCTTGCTGGCTCAACAGTACTAGGCAGAAACGTCGTTATGGGCGGACAAAGCGGCTCAGCTGGTCATGTAAAAGTGGGTGACTTCGCGCAGATCGCTGCACGTGGAGGCGTTAGCAAAGACCTACTTGGTGGCAAAAAATACGCTGGAGCTTATCCGATAATGGAGCTTTCAGATCAGTTTAAACTTCAAGCAAAAATTTTGAGATTTTTTAAGAAAAATTAA
- the mnmH gene encoding tRNA 2-selenouridine(34) synthase MnmH translates to MPLFELDVDQWLEKRSSFEILIDARSPHEFLYSHIKDAINLYALNDAEHKEVGTLYKSDRSLAKSIGAKYICKNLQNIIDEVYKRAKVGSAIGIYCAKGGLRSNSVGYVLSMIGYRVFRLSGGYKAYRNHVLEFLNRPLSTKFITLFGNTGCYKSKLIRALSPSIDLEAMANHLGSVFGAINGAQPSQKSFEDALFEKLTTLKDEICFIEGESRRIGSLSLPKSLYEAMRSGINVEVSASLEKRISCIVDDYKSVGKAFFDECMKKISPFIDKKARDEAMAKFNENGITKVAEILLTKYYDKVYKKNENINVFINSDDFDEAVKKLNDIKNEAKF, encoded by the coding sequence GTGCCGTTATTTGAGCTTGATGTAGACCAGTGGCTAGAAAAAAGAAGCTCTTTTGAAATTTTAATAGACGCAAGATCGCCGCATGAATTTTTATATTCACACATAAAAGATGCTATAAATTTATACGCTTTAAATGATGCAGAACATAAAGAGGTAGGCACGCTCTATAAAAGCGATAGATCCCTAGCAAAGAGCATTGGCGCAAAATATATCTGCAAAAATTTACAAAATATCATTGATGAGGTTTATAAAAGAGCCAAGGTTGGTTCAGCTATTGGCATCTACTGCGCTAAAGGTGGGCTTAGATCAAATTCTGTTGGCTATGTGCTAAGCATGATAGGATATAGAGTTTTTAGGCTTAGTGGTGGCTATAAAGCTTATAGAAATCACGTTTTAGAATTTCTAAATCGACCTTTAAGTACAAAATTTATCACTCTTTTTGGAAATACTGGCTGCTACAAAAGTAAGCTCATAAGGGCTCTAAGCCCGTCAATAGACCTTGAAGCTATGGCAAATCATTTAGGCTCTGTCTTTGGAGCGATAAATGGCGCGCAGCCAAGCCAAAAAAGCTTTGAAGATGCGTTATTTGAAAAGCTCACAACTCTAAAAGATGAAATTTGCTTTATCGAGGGTGAGAGCAGAAGGATAGGCTCGTTAAGTTTGCCAAAGAGCCTTTATGAGGCGATGCGTAGTGGCATTAATGTTGAAGTGAGCGCAAGTTTAGAAAAAAGAATTTCTTGCATAGTAGATGATTATAAAAGTGTGGGTAAAGCTTTTTTTGACGAGTGTATGAAGAAAATTTCGCCATTTATCGATAAAAAAGCTAGAGATGAAGCTATGGCTAAATTTAATGAAAATGGCATTACCAAAGTAGCTGAAATTTTACTCACAAAATACTACGATAAAGTCTATAAGAAAAATGAAAATATTAATGTTTTCATAAATTCTGATGACTTTGACGAAGCCGTTAAAAAGCTAAATGATATAAAAAATGAAGCAAAATTTTAG